The following proteins come from a genomic window of Myroides odoratus DSM 2801:
- a CDS encoding 1-acyl-sn-glycerol-3-phosphate acyltransferase: MKKLLGKLMLGITGWKLVVHDESFKQEKKVILICVPHTTNWDFYYSLACFWILGMPFKIFIKDYYTKSWFGFFFKAIGCIGVDRTKSQNLVEYAVQVIEEADEIALINTPEGTRSFSPKWKQGFYHIARQTNIPIALCYADYKKKQCGILKLVRVEDKSFEALLDEIAPYYSPAMAKYPENYNPKLY, from the coding sequence ATGAAGAAATTATTGGGCAAATTGATGTTAGGCATCACAGGTTGGAAACTCGTTGTTCACGACGAATCTTTCAAACAAGAAAAAAAAGTTATTTTGATCTGTGTGCCCCATACCACCAATTGGGACTTTTACTACAGTCTCGCTTGTTTCTGGATTTTAGGTATGCCTTTTAAAATTTTCATCAAAGATTATTATACCAAATCGTGGTTTGGTTTTTTCTTCAAAGCGATTGGTTGTATTGGGGTAGACCGCACCAAGAGTCAGAATTTAGTAGAATATGCGGTTCAAGTTATTGAAGAGGCCGATGAGATTGCTTTGATTAATACCCCTGAAGGTACCCGTTCCTTTTCGCCCAAATGGAAACAAGGTTTTTATCATATCGCGAGGCAAACGAATATACCGATTGCTTTATGTTATGCTGACTACAAAAAGAAGCAATGCGGTATCTTGAAGTTAGTGCGTGTTGAGGACAAATCCTTTGAAGCCTTATTGGATGAGATTGCGCCTTATTATAGCCCAGCGATGGCAAAGTATCCAGAGAATTACAATCCAAAGTTGTATTAA
- the tsf gene encoding translation elongation factor Ts — protein MANITAADVNKLRQQTGAGMMDCKKALVEAEGDFDKAIEVLRKKGQKVAANRSDRDSSEGAAVALVNADKTRGVVLTLNCETDFVGKNEGFQALAKELAEKAINFNTKEEFLASPYNDTMTIADKCIEQTGVIGEKIEIGSFEVLEGAFIGSYVHGNKIAAITALSSAVAKAEEIAKDVSMQVASMGAETLSYKDFDPEFIAKETEARIAVIVKENEELVRLGKTLKNVPQYISYAQLTEEVLKQAEEDAKAELKAEGKPENIWDRILPGKVARFISDNTTLDQEKALLDQNFIKDESKKVSDYVKSFGVEITGFKRASLG, from the coding sequence ATGGCAAATATTACTGCTGCAGACGTAAATAAGCTAAGACAACAAACAGGTGCCGGAATGATGGACTGTAAAAAAGCGTTAGTTGAGGCTGAGGGAGATTTCGATAAAGCAATCGAAGTTTTACGTAAAAAAGGACAAAAAGTTGCTGCTAACCGTTCTGATCGTGATTCATCAGAAGGTGCTGCTGTAGCTCTTGTTAACGCTGACAAAACTAGAGGTGTTGTTCTTACATTAAACTGTGAGACTGACTTCGTAGGTAAAAACGAAGGTTTCCAAGCATTAGCAAAAGAATTAGCTGAAAAAGCAATCAACTTCAATACAAAAGAAGAATTCTTAGCTTCTCCATACAATGACACAATGACTATTGCTGACAAATGTATCGAGCAAACAGGAGTTATCGGTGAGAAAATCGAAATCGGTTCTTTCGAAGTATTAGAAGGAGCTTTCATCGGTTCTTACGTTCACGGTAACAAAATTGCTGCTATCACAGCTTTATCTTCAGCTGTTGCTAAAGCAGAAGAAATCGCTAAAGACGTTTCTATGCAAGTAGCTTCAATGGGTGCTGAGACTTTATCTTACAAAGATTTTGATCCAGAATTCATCGCTAAAGAAACAGAAGCTCGTATCGCAGTTATCGTTAAAGAAAACGAAGAGTTAGTACGTTTAGGTAAAACACTTAAAAATGTACCTCAATATATTTCTTACGCTCAACTTACTGAAGAAGTATTGAAACAAGCGGAAGAAGATGCTAAAGCTGAATTAAAAGCTGAAGGTAAACCTGAAAACATCTGGGATAGAATTTTACCTGGAAAAGTGGCTCGTTTCATCAGTGACAATACAACTTTAGACCAAGAGAAAGCATTATTAGACCAAAACTTCATCAAAGATGAATCTAAAAAGGTTTCTGATTATGTAAAATCTTTTGGAGTTGAAATCACAGGATTCAAAAGAGCTTCATTAGGATAA
- a CDS encoding thioredoxin family protein: MSKFGDLVTAEVPVLVYFYAQWNEACTAMDTVIYEVAAAMGDQLRIVKIDVAKNNELIEALRIKKVPTMLLYKKGAMIWRQSGVMETEALLSVTQTL, encoded by the coding sequence ATGTCAAAATTCGGAGATTTAGTAACAGCAGAAGTACCTGTATTAGTATATTTTTATGCCCAATGGAATGAAGCATGTACGGCTATGGACACTGTAATCTATGAAGTTGCAGCTGCTATGGGAGATCAATTGCGTATCGTTAAAATTGATGTAGCTAAAAATAATGAGTTAATCGAAGCGTTGCGTATTAAGAAAGTTCCTACGATGTTGTTGTACAAAAAGGGAGCCATGATTTGGAGACAAAGCGGAGTAATGGAAACAGAAGCTTTACTCAGTGTAACGCAAACCCTATAA
- a CDS encoding dicarboxylate/amino acid:cation symporter, with translation MKLIKNSLLLQIVLAIALGTYLGDLLPLGVSRIFSTFNALFGNFLNFIIPLIIVGLIIPAIGNIGKEAGKLLVITTGLAYGSTLLAGFSSYAVSISIFPQFLLSQSTDLAIEPEQVLVPYFSIEIPPLFDVMSALILAFIVGICISKGPFTHLKGVFNEFQSIIMTVIEKVIIPFLPLFIFGVFLNMTYSGQVFVILETFLKIIGVIFALHIVFLIFQYCLAGLVVKRNPFLLMKNMLPAYFTALGTQSSAATIPVTLESTLKNDVNPKIAGFVIPLCATIHLAGSTLKIVACAIALMLIQNVPIDPFAMIGFILMLGVTMIAAPGVPGGAIMAALGVLQSVLGFDAEQQTLMIALYVAMDSFGTACNVMGDGAIALIVDKIGTKDFVSTE, from the coding sequence ATGAAACTCATCAAGAATAGCTTATTATTACAAATCGTATTAGCCATTGCCTTAGGAACGTATTTAGGAGATCTCCTTCCCTTGGGTGTGAGTAGAATTTTTAGCACCTTCAATGCACTCTTTGGTAATTTTTTAAACTTTATCATTCCATTAATCATTGTAGGGTTAATTATTCCTGCCATTGGCAATATTGGCAAAGAAGCAGGTAAGCTATTAGTAATTACAACGGGATTAGCTTATGGTTCTACCCTATTAGCGGGTTTTAGCTCGTATGCGGTTTCCATTAGTATCTTTCCTCAATTTCTTCTTTCCCAATCTACGGACCTAGCTATTGAGCCTGAACAAGTACTTGTTCCGTACTTTTCTATTGAGATTCCGCCCCTATTTGATGTAATGAGCGCCTTAATCCTCGCTTTCATCGTTGGAATATGCATCTCTAAAGGCCCTTTTACGCATTTAAAAGGCGTTTTTAACGAGTTTCAGTCCATTATCATGACAGTGATAGAGAAAGTGATTATTCCTTTCTTACCCCTCTTTATTTTTGGTGTATTTCTAAATATGACTTATAGTGGTCAAGTTTTCGTTATACTTGAAACATTCTTGAAAATTATTGGCGTTATTTTCGCCCTTCACATTGTATTTTTAATCTTTCAATATTGTCTTGCTGGACTTGTGGTCAAAAGAAATCCGTTTCTTTTAATGAAGAATATGCTACCGGCTTATTTTACAGCTTTGGGCACACAATCATCAGCAGCAACAATTCCAGTAACACTAGAGTCAACGCTAAAGAATGACGTAAATCCTAAAATAGCGGGTTTTGTTATTCCATTATGCGCAACCATTCACTTAGCTGGAAGTACGCTAAAAATTGTTGCCTGTGCTATTGCCTTAATGCTCATTCAAAACGTTCCTATTGATCCATTCGCAATGATTGGTTTTATTCTCATGCTAGGCGTTACCATGATTGCCGCACCAGGTGTACCAGGTGGAGCTATTATGGCTGCACTAGGAGTATTACAATCTGTTTTGGGATTTGACGCTGAACAACAAACATTAATGATTGCTCTATATGTGGCTATGGATAGTTTTGGTACGGCATGTAATGTGATGGGAGATGGTGCGATTGCGTTGATTGTGGATAAGATTGGAACAAAAGATTTCGTATCAACTGAATAA
- a CDS encoding polysaccharide deacetylase family protein, with amino-acid sequence MRILPFLFPRYTWQKSKKDKVVYLTFDDGPIPEVTEWVLDVLQQQQIQATFFCIGDNIRKHPAIFQRILAEQHRIGNHTFHHVKGWETTVEDYIANTEQCQQEIVKHHKEGTSLFRPPYGKITKKQANYLLNQGYEIIMWSIITKDYEAGLSPQQCLKRTIKRITPGSIIVFHDSLKAEKNMKYALPLLLDYLKKEGYSFATL; translated from the coding sequence ATGCGAATCCTTCCTTTTCTTTTTCCTCGTTATACTTGGCAGAAATCCAAGAAAGACAAAGTAGTTTATCTCACCTTTGACGATGGACCTATACCAGAAGTAACGGAATGGGTATTGGATGTATTACAGCAACAGCAGATACAAGCAACTTTTTTTTGTATTGGGGATAATATTAGAAAGCATCCTGCTATCTTTCAACGCATCCTAGCAGAACAGCATCGCATTGGCAACCATACCTTTCATCATGTAAAAGGATGGGAAACAACGGTTGAAGATTACATAGCAAATACAGAACAGTGTCAACAAGAGATTGTCAAACACCACAAAGAAGGCACTTCTTTATTTCGTCCACCGTATGGAAAAATAACGAAGAAACAAGCAAATTATCTATTGAATCAGGGATATGAGATTATCATGTGGTCTATTATCACCAAAGACTACGAAGCAGGTTTAAGTCCGCAACAATGTCTAAAGCGCACAATTAAACGGATTACACCAGGTAGTATAATCGTTTTTCACGATAGTTTAAAAGCGGAAAAAAACATGAAGTATGCACTTCCTTTACTTCTTGATTATTTGAAGAAAGAAGGCTACTCCTTTGCAACTTTATAG
- the rplM gene encoding 50S ribosomal protein L13 → MESLSYKTVSANKATVQKEWLVVDAEGQNLGRLASKVATLLRGKHKTNYTPHVDCGDNVIVINAEKINLTGNKLDDKTYIRHTGYPGGQRSLTAKVMQQKNPALLVEKAIKGMLPKNKLGAQLFRNLNVNVGAEHKHGAQQPKAVNLNEVK, encoded by the coding sequence GTGGAAAGTTTAAGCTACAAGACTGTATCAGCAAACAAAGCAACTGTTCAAAAAGAATGGTTAGTTGTAGATGCTGAAGGCCAAAATTTGGGTCGTCTTGCTTCTAAAGTGGCAACACTTTTAAGAGGTAAACACAAGACAAATTACACGCCGCACGTAGACTGTGGAGACAACGTAATCGTAATCAACGCAGAAAAAATCAACCTAACAGGTAACAAATTAGATGACAAGACTTACATCCGTCATACAGGTTACCCAGGAGGACAAAGATCTTTAACTGCTAAAGTAATGCAACAAAAAAATCCTGCATTATTAGTAGAGAAAGCAATCAAAGGGATGTTGCCTAAGAACAAATTAGGAGCACAATTATTCCGTAATTTAAATGTTAATGTAGGCGCTGAGCACAAACATGGAGCTCAACAACCTAAAGCCGTTAATTTAAACGAAGTTAAGTAA
- the rpsI gene encoding 30S ribosomal protein S9 encodes MGVIHKIGRRKTAVARVYVSEGTGNITVNKKDFKIYFPTGTLQYKVLQPLTLTENAENFDIKVNVYGGGTTGQAEAVRMAIARAMCEIDVENRAVLKPEGLLTRDPRMVERKKFGQKKARKRFQFSKR; translated from the coding sequence ATGGGAGTTATTCACAAAATCGGTAGAAGAAAGACCGCTGTTGCTCGTGTTTATGTTTCAGAAGGAACAGGAAACATTACAGTAAACAAAAAAGATTTTAAAATTTATTTCCCTACAGGTACATTACAGTACAAAGTATTACAGCCTCTTACACTTACTGAGAACGCTGAGAACTTTGACATCAAAGTAAATGTATATGGTGGAGGAACTACAGGACAAGCTGAGGCAGTGCGTATGGCAATTGCTAGAGCTATGTGCGAAATTGATGTAGAGAACAGAGCAGTTCTTAAACCAGAAGGATTATTGACTCGTGACCCTCGTATGGTTGAGCGTAAGAAATTCGGTCAGAAGAAAGCTCGTAAGAGATTCCAATTCTCTAAACGTTAA
- a CDS encoding metallophosphoesterase, whose product MLNLAFLLPVLLLVEFYTFQAVKQLTSHKFFRILYFICSALIVAYIAYGFSRFDRSSGQNHQSMLAAALVILVYLPKVLITILLLLEDFVRVLRGIIHYFKREKITRKDRFLPERRKFITQLAFGIAAIPFISVLHGITIGRYKFQVHKHILTFEDLPDAFDGFTITQLSDIHSGSFDNREKLEYAIDLVNQQQSDVLLFTGDLVNSLAGEMTPWLDVFQKIEQHPFGNYSILGNHDYGEYIQWETDEERERNFKAICNLSPAIGMKLLRNEHVRLQKGEDSLVIVGVENWGERAHFMKYGDLDQSTVGVTAEDFKVLLSHDPSHWEAKVLDHPKNFQLTLAGHTHGSQFGIEIPGFIKWSPIQYVYKQWAGLYEKMGKMIYVNRGFGYHAYQGRTGIWPEITVLELRKKK is encoded by the coding sequence ATGTTGAATTTAGCATTCTTACTCCCTGTTTTATTGCTTGTTGAATTTTATACCTTTCAAGCGGTAAAACAGCTAACAAGCCATAAATTTTTTCGAATATTATATTTTATCTGCTCTGCCTTGATTGTGGCTTATATTGCCTATGGATTTTCTCGTTTTGATCGTTCATCTGGACAAAACCACCAATCGATGTTGGCCGCTGCATTGGTTATTTTAGTTTATTTACCGAAAGTATTAATCACAATATTGTTGCTTTTAGAGGATTTTGTACGCGTACTTCGCGGTATCATACACTACTTTAAAAGAGAGAAAATAACGCGAAAAGATAGATTCCTTCCAGAAAGAAGAAAATTCATTACCCAACTTGCGTTTGGAATTGCCGCAATTCCCTTTATTTCTGTACTACACGGAATTACAATCGGACGCTACAAGTTTCAGGTGCATAAACACATCTTGACTTTTGAAGATTTGCCGGATGCATTTGATGGGTTCACTATTACACAACTTTCCGATATTCATTCTGGTAGTTTCGACAACCGAGAAAAATTAGAATATGCTATTGATTTAGTCAATCAACAGCAGTCGGATGTTTTGTTGTTTACAGGGGATTTAGTCAATAGTTTAGCGGGTGAAATGACGCCTTGGTTGGATGTGTTTCAAAAGATTGAACAACATCCCTTTGGCAATTATTCTATTTTAGGTAATCACGATTATGGAGAATACATCCAATGGGAAACGGATGAAGAACGCGAACGCAACTTTAAAGCCATTTGTAATTTGAGCCCTGCTATTGGAATGAAGTTATTGCGAAATGAACATGTGCGCTTGCAAAAAGGAGAGGATAGTCTTGTTATCGTTGGAGTGGAGAACTGGGGAGAACGCGCCCATTTCATGAAATATGGTGATTTAGATCAATCAACGGTAGGCGTAACAGCGGAGGATTTTAAAGTGTTGTTGTCGCATGACCCTTCCCATTGGGAAGCGAAAGTATTGGATCATCCTAAAAACTTCCAGTTGACTTTAGCAGGACATACCCATGGTAGTCAGTTTGGAATTGAAATCCCTGGTTTTATTAAATGGAGCCCGATTCAATACGTATATAAACAATGGGCAGGCTTGTATGAAAAGATGGGGAAAATGATCTATGTAAATCGTGGATTTGGTTATCATGCCTACCAAGGACGAACGGGGATTTGGCCAGAGATAACAGTTCTCGAATTGCGCAAGAAAAAATAG
- a CDS encoding efflux transporter outer membrane subunit, whose product MKKTYIYRAIPVAILGLTMQSCIVAKKYDRPDVIQEEQYRGSNTADSLSMATMSWKELFSDQTLIQHIETGLDNNLDLLIAIENINAAHAYMQQGKWGFAPTLSVGGNYTHSIQSKNGPQGILSGDQRIKTDLYDITGQFSWELDVWGKLRSNKRAFVASYLQTVSAQQAVKTQLISTIATTYFQLVALDRQKEITELTIANRKNSLETIQALKESGQVDEIAVKQTQAQLYNAQALLVDLNNNIKITENTFSILLGQTPGEIKREKLSNQKVNTDLTVGVPMQLLANRPDVRAAEYGLVNAFEMTNVARANFYPSLRLTANGGLQSLDFDELFNTNSLFANLIGGLTQPLLNGRQIRTQHQVAQSKKEQAYLGYKKAILTASKEVSDALYTYESASEKLDLKKKEYEAYQLATEYSEELLVQGMATYLDVLTARESALAAELSYINTELTQLTTLVQLYRSLGGGLE is encoded by the coding sequence ATGAAAAAAACATATATATACAGAGCGATTCCTGTTGCAATATTAGGGCTTACCATGCAATCTTGTATAGTTGCAAAAAAATATGATAGACCTGACGTTATTCAAGAGGAACAATATAGAGGTAGCAACACAGCAGACTCTCTTTCTATGGCAACCATGTCATGGAAAGAGTTGTTCTCTGATCAAACCTTGATTCAACATATCGAAACGGGGTTAGACAACAACTTAGATCTGTTAATCGCGATTGAGAACATTAACGCAGCGCATGCTTATATGCAACAAGGAAAATGGGGCTTTGCTCCTACCTTGAGTGTTGGTGGAAATTATACGCATAGCATCCAATCAAAAAACGGTCCACAGGGAATCCTTAGTGGTGACCAACGCATCAAAACAGACCTTTATGATATTACAGGTCAGTTTTCTTGGGAACTAGACGTTTGGGGAAAGCTAAGAAGTAATAAGAGAGCTTTTGTTGCAAGTTATTTACAAACGGTATCGGCTCAACAAGCAGTAAAGACGCAACTAATTTCAACTATTGCAACAACGTATTTTCAACTTGTTGCTTTAGATAGACAAAAAGAAATTACAGAACTTACGATTGCTAATAGAAAGAACAGTTTAGAGACGATTCAAGCGTTGAAAGAATCTGGACAAGTGGATGAGATTGCAGTGAAACAAACTCAAGCACAATTATACAATGCGCAAGCCTTGTTGGTTGACTTGAACAACAACATCAAAATCACTGAAAATACATTCAGCATTTTACTAGGACAAACTCCAGGTGAAATCAAAAGAGAAAAACTAAGCAATCAAAAAGTAAATACTGATTTAACAGTAGGAGTTCCAATGCAATTGTTGGCAAATCGTCCTGATGTTAGAGCAGCAGAATATGGTTTAGTAAACGCATTTGAGATGACGAATGTAGCGAGAGCTAACTTCTACCCATCTTTGCGTTTAACTGCAAATGGCGGACTTCAAAGTCTTGATTTTGATGAATTATTCAACACCAACTCTTTATTTGCTAATTTAATCGGTGGATTAACTCAACCGTTATTAAATGGAAGACAAATTAGAACGCAACACCAAGTAGCTCAATCGAAAAAAGAGCAAGCGTACTTAGGGTATAAAAAAGCAATTTTAACGGCTTCTAAAGAGGTATCTGATGCGTTATACACGTATGAAAGTGCTTCTGAAAAATTAGATTTAAAGAAAAAAGAATACGAAGCTTATCAGTTAGCAACAGAATACTCTGAAGAACTATTAGTTCAAGGTATGGCTACTTATTTAGATGTATTAACAGCTAGAGAAAGTGCACTTGCTGCTGAATTAAGCTACATCAACACAGAATTGACGCAATTGACTACGTTAGTACAATTGTATCGTTCATTAGGTGGTGGATTAGAATAA
- the rpsB gene encoding 30S ribosomal protein S2, whose amino-acid sequence MANKVEVKELLEAGVHFGHMTRKWDPNMAPYIYMERNGIHIINLYKTAAKIEEANEALKKIAASGRKILFVATKKQAKDIVAEKAAAANMPYITERWPGGMLTNFVTIRKAVKKMASIDRMKKDGTFMTLSKKERLQVERLRAKLEKNLGSIADMTRLPAALFVVDIKAEHIAIKEAQKLNIPIFAMVDTNSDPRQVDYVIPANDDASKSIDKILSLVTAAIIEGNAERKSEKEEAPAVKADAEAKA is encoded by the coding sequence ATGGCAAACAAAGTAGAAGTAAAAGAATTACTAGAAGCAGGTGTTCATTTTGGACACATGACTAGAAAATGGGATCCAAACATGGCTCCTTATATCTATATGGAGCGTAATGGTATTCACATTATCAATCTATATAAAACTGCAGCTAAAATTGAAGAAGCGAATGAAGCTTTGAAAAAAATCGCTGCATCAGGAAGAAAAATCCTTTTCGTTGCTACAAAAAAGCAAGCGAAAGACATCGTAGCTGAAAAAGCAGCTGCAGCTAACATGCCTTACATCACTGAAAGATGGCCAGGTGGTATGTTAACAAACTTCGTTACTATCCGTAAAGCTGTTAAGAAAATGGCTTCTATTGATAGAATGAAAAAAGACGGTACATTTATGACGCTTTCTAAGAAAGAGCGTTTACAAGTTGAACGTCTTCGTGCAAAATTAGAGAAAAACTTAGGTTCTATTGCTGATATGACTCGTCTACCAGCTGCTCTATTTGTTGTAGATATCAAAGCTGAACACATTGCGATTAAAGAAGCACAAAAATTAAACATTCCGATCTTCGCTATGGTGGATACGAACTCTGACCCACGTCAAGTTGACTACGTTATTCCAGCAAACGATGATGCTTCTAAATCAATCGATAAAATTTTATCTTTAGTTACTGCTGCTATTATCGAAGGTAATGCAGAAAGAAAATCTGAAAAAGAAGAAGCTCCAGCTGTAAAAGCGGATGCTGAAGCTAAAGCATAA
- the polA gene encoding DNA polymerase I: MAQQKRLFLLDAYALIFRGYYALIKNPRINSKGLDTSAILGFMNSLLDVIKRENPDHLAVAFDNGGSKDRLAIFPEYKANRDVTPEAIKIAVPYIKEILKAMHIPIIEVSGFEADDLIGTISKQAEKEDFMVYMVTPDKDYAQLVSDNIVMYRPARMGNGIEIWDVERVKEKFEVDHPEQVIDFLGMMGDAVDNIPGLPGVGEKTAKKFIKEYGSMENLLAHTHELKGKMKENIEANKEKGLLSKKLATIILDCPVTFNADNYILEQPDVEKTDALFIELEFRRMKEQFDKIFSSTPQPATATTTATSSGTQEEQFSLFDTGEGSSTQSPYQTLETTQHVYQLVQSPMAIRLLAQQLMQQQSVCFDTETTGLDPLTAELVGLAFSYDKGTAYYVPLSENRAEVLATLEHFKPFFESESIEKIGQNLKYDIKVLKQYDIQVNHPLFDTMIAHYLINPDMRHNMDVLAETYLNYTPQPIETLIGKKGKNQKSMREVEVELTKEYAGEDADVTFQLKQVFLPQLEATQTAQLFREIEIPLVSVLADMENEGIRLDVDFLHSLSTTLDSDIKQLEQSIYETAGETFNLASPKQLGDILFEKLQIGGSKPKKTKTGQYATGEEILSDLAPKHAIVQDILNWRQLIKLQNTYVDALPKQINPVTNRVHTEYMQAVAATGRLSSNNPNLQNIPIRTERGRLVRKAFVARDENYVLLAADYSQIELRIIAALSEEPNMIESFKNGEDIHRSTAARVFNVPLEEVTKEQRSHAKTVNFGIIYGVSAFGLSNQTNLSRAESKELIDTYYETYPKLKDYIAQQIEFAREYGYVQTILGRRRYLKDIHSQNAVVRSAAERNAVNAPIQGSAADIIKIAMIRIHKRLVSEQWKSKMLLQVHDELVFDAHKEELDALKTMVKEEMESAFSLAVPLVVDLGVGENWLQAH; this comes from the coding sequence ATGGCTCAACAAAAACGTCTTTTTTTACTAGACGCCTATGCTTTAATTTTTAGAGGATATTATGCGCTTATTAAAAACCCAAGAATCAATTCTAAAGGATTAGATACCTCTGCTATTTTAGGATTTATGAATTCCCTTTTGGATGTCATCAAAAGAGAGAATCCAGATCATTTAGCTGTTGCTTTTGACAATGGGGGGAGTAAAGATCGCTTGGCTATCTTTCCTGAATACAAAGCCAATCGCGATGTAACTCCTGAGGCAATTAAAATTGCGGTTCCTTACATCAAAGAGATTTTAAAGGCGATGCATATTCCCATTATTGAAGTTTCAGGTTTTGAGGCAGATGATTTAATTGGAACTATTTCTAAACAAGCAGAAAAAGAAGACTTTATGGTGTATATGGTTACACCAGATAAAGATTACGCACAGCTTGTTTCGGACAACATTGTCATGTACAGACCTGCGCGAATGGGCAACGGTATTGAAATTTGGGATGTTGAACGCGTAAAAGAGAAATTCGAAGTAGATCATCCTGAACAGGTTATTGACTTTTTGGGTATGATGGGAGATGCTGTAGATAATATTCCGGGGTTACCAGGAGTTGGTGAAAAAACGGCAAAAAAATTCATCAAAGAATACGGATCAATGGAAAACCTTTTAGCTCACACCCATGAACTAAAAGGAAAAATGAAAGAAAATATCGAAGCCAATAAAGAGAAAGGATTACTTTCTAAAAAACTAGCGACGATTATCTTGGATTGTCCGGTAACGTTTAATGCGGATAATTATATTTTAGAACAACCGGATGTTGAAAAAACAGATGCGCTATTCATTGAACTGGAATTCAGAAGAATGAAAGAGCAATTCGACAAGATTTTCTCTTCAACACCGCAACCAGCGACTGCGACTACAACTGCGACATCCTCTGGCACTCAAGAAGAGCAATTTTCTTTATTTGACACTGGAGAAGGAAGTAGCACACAATCCCCTTACCAAACCTTAGAAACGACACAACATGTCTATCAGTTGGTTCAATCCCCCATGGCTATTCGCCTGTTAGCGCAGCAATTAATGCAGCAGCAAAGTGTTTGTTTCGATACAGAAACAACGGGCTTAGATCCTTTAACTGCGGAATTGGTAGGACTTGCATTTTCTTATGATAAAGGAACAGCATACTATGTGCCTTTATCTGAAAACAGAGCGGAAGTATTAGCTACATTAGAACATTTCAAGCCTTTCTTTGAATCCGAAAGCATTGAAAAAATTGGGCAAAACTTAAAATACGATATCAAAGTTTTAAAACAATACGACATTCAGGTGAATCACCCTTTGTTTGACACAATGATTGCGCATTATTTGATTAATCCAGATATGCGTCATAACATGGATGTATTGGCTGAAACTTATTTGAACTATACCCCTCAACCGATTGAAACCTTAATTGGAAAAAAAGGCAAAAACCAAAAATCGATGCGTGAGGTAGAAGTTGAATTAACCAAAGAATACGCAGGAGAAGATGCGGATGTAACGTTTCAATTGAAACAAGTATTCTTACCCCAATTGGAAGCCACTCAAACGGCACAATTATTCAGAGAGATTGAAATACCTTTAGTTTCCGTACTAGCGGATATGGAAAATGAAGGAATTCGCTTAGACGTTGATTTCTTACATTCATTATCGACTACATTAGACAGCGATATTAAACAATTAGAGCAATCTATTTACGAAACAGCTGGAGAAACCTTCAACTTAGCATCACCCAAACAGTTAGGAGATATTCTCTTTGAAAAATTACAAATTGGTGGATCTAAACCAAAGAAAACAAAAACAGGACAATATGCAACTGGAGAAGAAATCTTAAGTGATTTGGCTCCTAAACACGCTATTGTACAAGATATTTTGAACTGGCGTCAATTGATTAAGCTTCAAAATACCTATGTAGATGCATTACCGAAGCAAATCAATCCGGTAACGAATCGCGTGCATACAGAATATATGCAAGCCGTAGCAGCCACTGGACGTTTGAGTTCAAACAATCCCAATTTACAAAATATTCCGATTCGTACAGAACGCGGGCGCTTGGTTCGTAAAGCATTTGTTGCCCGCGATGAAAATTACGTCTTATTAGCGGCGGATTACTCTCAAATTGAGTTGCGCATTATTGCTGCATTGAGCGAAGAGCCTAATATGATTGAGTCGTTCAAAAACGGAGAAGATATTCACCGCTCAACAGCAGCCCGTGTATTCAATGTTCCATTAGAAGAAGTAACCAAAGAACAAAGAAGTCATGCTAAAACGGTTAACTTTGGAATCATCTATGGTGTATCTGCCTTTGGATTGAGCAATCAAACCAATTTATCTCGCGCAGAAAGCAAAGAATTGATTGATACGTATTACGAAACTTATCCTAAACTAAAAGACTATATCGCACAACAAATTGAATTTGCACGCGAATATGGTTATGTACAAACGATTTTAGGCCGAAGAAGATATTTAAAAGATATCCATTCCCAAAATGCTGTCGTGCGCAGTGCGGCAGAGCGAAATGCGGTTAATGCCCCTATTCAAGGAAGCGCGGCAGACATTATCAAAATTGCGATGATTCGCATTCACAAGCGATTAGTCAGTGAACAATGGAAATCGAAGATGCTATTACAAGTACACGATGAGTTGGTTTTTGATGCACACAAGGAAGAATTGGATGCGTTAAAAACCATGGTAAAAGAGGAAATGGAAAGTGCTTTCAGCTTAGCAGTACCTTTGGTTGTTGACCTAGGAGTTGGAGAAAATTGGCTTCAGGCACATTAA